One genomic segment of Hevea brasiliensis isolate MT/VB/25A 57/8 chromosome 3, ASM3005281v1, whole genome shotgun sequence includes these proteins:
- the LOC110655007 gene encoding LOW QUALITY PROTEIN: glutathione S-transferase L3 (The sequence of the model RefSeq protein was modified relative to this genomic sequence to represent the inferred CDS: substituted 2 bases at 2 genomic stop codons), which yields MAAIALDKSVPEKLPPVLDPTAEQPPLFDGTIRLYVAYICPYAQRVWIIRNNKGLQDKIKLIPLNLQSRPAWYEEKVYPPIRSEXSVPSSXHNGKIIGESLDLINYLDSNFEGQSLLPDDPAKREFAEELLAYSDTFNKIVFTSFKGDPAKEAGPAFDYLENALHKFDDGPFLLGQFSLVDIAYIPFVERFHVFLLEVFKYDIIAGRPKLEAWIEEINKIEAYKQTKIDPKENVEAFKKRFLVNT from the exons ATGGCTGCTATTGC TTTGGACAAGAGCGTGCCGGAGAAATTACCTCCGGTGCTGGATCCTACTGCAGAGCAACCTCCACTCTTCGATGGAACCATaag GTTGTATGTCGCCTACATATGTCCATATGCACAGCGAGTGTGGATCATCAGGAACAACAAG GGATTACAAGACAAGATCAAGCTGATTCCTCTCAATCTTCAAAGCAGGCCTGCTTGGTATGAAGAGAAAGTTTACCCTCCAATAAGGTCAGAATAATCT GTGCCATCTTCGTAACACAATGGAAAAATCATTGGGGAGAGTCTTGATTTGATTAACTACCTTGATAGCAACTTTGAAGGCCAATCTCTTCTTCCTGAT GATCCTGCTAAAAGGGAATTCGCTGAAGAGTTACTTGCCTATTCTGATACATTCAACAAAATTGTGTTTACTTCATTTAAGGGCGATCCAGCCAAAGAAGCTG GTCCTGCTTTTGATTACTTGGAAAATGCTCTTCACAAATTTGATGATGGGCCATTCTTGCTTGGCCAATTCAGTTTG GTAGATATAGCCTATATTCCCTTTGTTGAAAGATTCCATGTCTTCTTATTAGAGGTATTCAAATATGATATCATCGCAGGCAGGCCTAAACTTGAAGCTTGGATTGAG GAGATAAACAAGATTGAGGCTTACAAGCAGACGAAAATAGATCCTAAAGAGAATGTTGAAGCATTCAAGAAGCGCTTTCTGGTGAACACCTAA